CGAGGATCGCCAGGACCGGCTCGTGGCCGGTCATGAAGCCGATCTCACCCTCGACGGTCTTGGCGACCACGAGGCTCGCCTCTCCCGTCCAGACCTCCGCATCCGCGGAGACGAGGCTGACATGCAATGCCATGGTCAGCCGTTCTCCTTCTGGATCTTGGCCCACTGCTCTTCGACATCGGAGATGCCACCGACGTTGAAGAACGCCTGCTCGGCGACGTGGTCGAAGTCACCGCGGGTGATCGCATCGAACGACTCGATGGTCTCCTTGAGCGGGACGGTCGAACCCTCGACACCCGTGAACTTCTTGGCCATGTAGGTGTTCTGCGAGAGGAACTGCTGGATGCGACGTGCACGCGACACGACGATCTTGTCCTCTTCGGAGAGCTCATCGACACCGAGGATGGCGATGATCTCCTGCAGCTCCTTGTTCTTCTGGAGGATCTGCTTGACCGTGGTGGCGACGCGGTAGTGGTCCTCGCCCAAGTAGCGGGGGTCCATGATGCGCGACGTCGAGGTCAGCGGGTCGATGGCCGGGTACAGACCCTTCGACGCGATCTCACGAGAGAGCTCGGTGGTCGCATCGAGGTGGGCGAAGGTGGTCGCCGGAGCCGGGTCGGTGTAGTCGTCGGCCGGCACGTAGATCGCCTGCAGCGAGGTGATCGAGTGACCACGCGTCGAGGTGATGCGCTCCTGCAGGAGGCCCATCTCGTCGGCGAGGTTCGGCTGGTATCCCACGGCCGAGGGCATGCGGCCCAGCAGCGTGGAGACCTCGGAACCGGCCTGCGTGAAGCGGAAGATGTTGTCGATGAAGAGCAGCACGTCCTGTTTCTGCACGTCACGGAAGTACTCCGCCATCGTCAGAGCCGACAGGGCGACGCGCAGACGCGTTCCCGGCGGCTCGTCCATCTGGCCGAAGACGAGGGCGGTCTTGTCGAAGACGCCCGCCTCCTCCATCTCGTGGATGAGGTCGTTGCCCTCACGGGTGCGCTCGCCGACACCGGCGAACACCGACACACCACCGTGGTCCTGCGCGACGCGCTGGATCATCTCCTGGATGAGGACCGTCTTGCCGACGCCGGCGCCACCGAACAGACCGATCTTTCCACCCAGCACGTACGGGGTGAGGAGGTCGATCGACTTGATGCCGGTCTCGAACATGGTGGTCTTCGACTCGAGCTGGTCGAAGTTCGGAGCCTTGCGGTGGATCGGCCAGCGCTCGGTGACCTCGATGGTCTCGCCGGGCTCGAGGTTCAGGACCTCGCCGATCACGTTGAAGACCTTGCCCTTGGTGACGTCGCCGACGGGGACCGAGATGGCCTCGCCGGTGTCGCGCACTTCCTGGCCACGGACGATGCCGTCGGTGGGCTTCAGAGCGATGGCGCGGACGAGGTCGTCGCCGAGGTGCTGAGCGACCTCGAGGGTGATCTCCGTGGACTCCTCGCCCATGACGATCGTCGTCTTCAGAGCGTTGTAGATGTCGGGGATCGAGTCGTGCGGGAACTCGATGTCGACAACCGGACCGTTGACGCGCGCGACGCGCCCGACGACCGCGGTCGCCGGCTGGTCAGCCGTAGCGGTGGGGGTCATTTCTTCGTCTCTTTCCTGATGGTCTATTTGCTCGACGAGAGGGCGTCGGCGCCGCCGACGATCTCCGCGATCTGCTGCGTGATCTCCGCCTGACGCGCGTTGTTGCGCAGACGGGTGTAGTCGGTGATGAGCTTGTCGGCGTTGTCGCTGGCCGACTTCATCGCCTTCTGCGTCGCGGCCTGCTTGGCGGCAGACGACTGCAGGAGGGCGTTGAAGACGCGGCTCTGGATGTACACCGGCAGGATCGCGTCGAGGACGGTCTCGGCATCCGGCTCGAACTCGTACAGCGGGTAGACAGCGCTGCCCGCCTCCGAGTCGTCGGCCTCCGTGATCTCCAGCGGCAGCAGGCGCACGGATTCCGGCGTCTGCGTCATCATGCTGACGAAACGGTTGTACACGAGGTGGATCTCGTCGACGCCGCCCTCGTCCGCACCGCGCGAGAAGTCCTCGAGCAGCGTGGCCGAGATCTCCTCCGCCGTGTGGAACGACGGGGTGTCGGTGTCACCCGTCCACTCCGCGGCCGCCGCGATGCGACGGAACTGGAAGTAGCCGACGGCCTTGCGGCCGATGAGGTAGAACACCGGTTCCTTGCCCTGACCGCGCAGGAGCTCGGCGACCTCCAGACCCTCACGGAGGATCTGGGAGTTGAAGGCTCCGGCCAGTCCACGGTCCGACGAGAAGATCACGACCGCGGAGCGGCGGATCGTCTCGGGCTCGCGGGTGAGCGGGTGGTCGACGTTCGAGTGCGTCGCGACGGCGGACACGGCCCTCGTCACGGCCCGCGCGAAGGGGCTGGACGCTTTGACGCGTGCCATCGCCTTCTGGATGCGCGAAGCCGCGATGAGTTCCATCGCCTTCGTGATCTTCTTGGTCGTCTGAGCAGAAGAGATCTTCTGCTTGTAGACCCTGAGTTGAGCGCCCATGAAATCAGTTCCTCACGCGATTACGCGCGACGACCCTTGACGATCTTCTCCTGGTTGACGTCCTCAGCCTCGGCTGCAGCGTGCTCCTCGTGACCGGGGGCGCCGATGGCGTGGCCCTTGCCACCCTGGAACTCCAGGAGGAATGCGTCGGTGTGCTTGTCGAGCTCGGCGACCGTGTCGTCGTCGAGGACATTCGTCTCGCGCAGGGTGTCGAGCACCTTGGTGTTGCGACGCAGGTAGTCGAGAAGCTCGCGCTCGAAGCGCAGGACGTCTTCGACCTCGATGGTGTCGAGCTTGCCCTTGGTGCCGGCCCAGATCGAGACGACCTGCTCCTCGACGGGGTACGGCGAGTACTGAGGCTGCTTGAGCAGCTCGGTCAGGCGCGCACCGCGGGAGAGCTGACGACGCGAAGCCGCGTCGAGGTCGGAGGCGAACATCGCGAACGCCTCGAGGGAGCGGTACTGAGCGAGCTCCAGCTTCAGCGTTCCGGAGACCTTCTTGATCGACTTGACCTGCGCGTCACCACCGACTCGCGACACCGAGATACCCACGTCGACCGCAGGACGCTGGTTGGCGTTGAAGAGATCGGACTGGAGGAAGATCTGGCCGTCGGTGATCGAGATCACGTTGGTCGGGATGTACGCCGAGACGTCGTTCGCCTTGGTCTCGATGATCGGCAGACCGGTCATCGAACCCGCGCCGAGCTCGTCGGAGAGCTTCGCGCAACGCTCCAGCAGACGGGAGTGCAGGTAGAAGACGTCACCCGGGTATGCCTCGCGGCCCGGCGGGCGACGCAGCAGAAGGGACACGGCACGGTAGGCCTCGGCCTGCTTCGACAGGTCGTCGAAGATGATGAGGACGTGCTTGCCGCCGTACATCCAGTGCTGGCCGATGGCCGAGCCCGTGTAGGGGGCGAGGTACTTGAAGCCGGCGGGGTCGGATGCCGGAGCCGCCACGATCGTGGTGTACTCCATGGCGCCGGCCTCTTCGAGCGCACCGCGGACACCCGCGATGGTCGAGCCCTTCTGGCCGATGGCGACGTAGATGCAGCGGACCTGCTTGTTGACGTCGCCCGACTCCCAGTTCGCCCTCTGGTTGATGATCGTGTCGATCGCGATGGCGGTCTTGCCGGTCTGGCGGTCGCCGATGATCAGCTGACGCTGACCGCGGCCTACTGGGATCATCGCGTCGATCGCCTTGATGCCGGTCTGCATCGGCTCGTGCACCGACTTGCGCTGCATGACGCCGGGCGCCTGGAGCTCGAGCTCGCGCACACCCTCG
This genomic interval from Microbacterium hydrocarbonoxydans contains the following:
- the atpA gene encoding F0F1 ATP synthase subunit alpha, which codes for MAELSISPDVIRDALKDFAAAYEPTGAAATEVGTVIDAADGIAHVEGLPGVMANELVTFADGTKGLALNLDEHQIGVVVLGDFTGVEAGQEVTRTGEVLSVPVGDGYLGRVVDPLGNPIDGLGSIATEGVRELELQAPGVMQRKSVHEPMQTGIKAIDAMIPVGRGQRQLIIGDRQTGKTAIAIDTIINQRANWESGDVNKQVRCIYVAIGQKGSTIAGVRGALEEAGAMEYTTIVAAPASDPAGFKYLAPYTGSAIGQHWMYGGKHVLIIFDDLSKQAEAYRAVSLLLRRPPGREAYPGDVFYLHSRLLERCAKLSDELGAGSMTGLPIIETKANDVSAYIPTNVISITDGQIFLQSDLFNANQRPAVDVGISVSRVGGDAQVKSIKKVSGTLKLELAQYRSLEAFAMFASDLDAASRRQLSRGARLTELLKQPQYSPYPVEEQVVSIWAGTKGKLDTIEVEDVLRFERELLDYLRRNTKVLDTLRETNVLDDDTVAELDKHTDAFLLEFQGGKGHAIGAPGHEEHAAAEAEDVNQEKIVKGRRA
- the atpD gene encoding F0F1 ATP synthase subunit beta, which translates into the protein MTPTATADQPATAVVGRVARVNGPVVDIEFPHDSIPDIYNALKTTIVMGEESTEITLEVAQHLGDDLVRAIALKPTDGIVRGQEVRDTGEAISVPVGDVTKGKVFNVIGEVLNLEPGETIEVTERWPIHRKAPNFDQLESKTTMFETGIKSIDLLTPYVLGGKIGLFGGAGVGKTVLIQEMIQRVAQDHGGVSVFAGVGERTREGNDLIHEMEEAGVFDKTALVFGQMDEPPGTRLRVALSALTMAEYFRDVQKQDVLLFIDNIFRFTQAGSEVSTLLGRMPSAVGYQPNLADEMGLLQERITSTRGHSITSLQAIYVPADDYTDPAPATTFAHLDATTELSREIASKGLYPAIDPLTSTSRIMDPRYLGEDHYRVATTVKQILQKNKELQEIIAILGVDELSEEDKIVVSRARRIQQFLSQNTYMAKKFTGVEGSTVPLKETIESFDAITRGDFDHVAEQAFFNVGGISDVEEQWAKIQKENG
- a CDS encoding F0F1 ATP synthase subunit gamma, which gives rise to MGAQLRVYKQKISSAQTTKKITKAMELIAASRIQKAMARVKASSPFARAVTRAVSAVATHSNVDHPLTREPETIRRSAVVIFSSDRGLAGAFNSQILREGLEVAELLRGQGKEPVFYLIGRKAVGYFQFRRIAAAAEWTGDTDTPSFHTAEEISATLLEDFSRGADEGGVDEIHLVYNRFVSMMTQTPESVRLLPLEITEADDSEAGSAVYPLYEFEPDAETVLDAILPVYIQSRVFNALLQSSAAKQAATQKAMKSASDNADKLITDYTRLRNNARQAEITQQIAEIVGGADALSSSK
- a CDS encoding F0F1 ATP synthase subunit epsilon; translated protein: MALHVSLVSADAEVWTGEASLVVAKTVEGEIGFMTGHEPVLAILAEGQVRITQTDGTKVLANAQDGFLSMEGDVLTIVAGNAALIA